The Clostridium septicum genome contains a region encoding:
- the priA gene encoding primosomal protein N' yields the protein MKIYADIIVNSDALDIDRTFTYEVPENLKKLVEIGQLVKVPFGIKNNITYGFIINIIEKEQIAGIRIKKIKSIFLQDPILTADDFKLIKFLRENYLCKYIDAIRIMIPHGVLRGVKPKNKKVIVFVKDILDYKKNQRYKDVLEFVKSNSRKFTKAELTKEYSLSLYKINKLIEEGYIEVEEEKVNRYNSKAYDNFDEKPLTEEQFLALKKIKSTDKNIILLKGVTGSGKTEIYMRLVDEGLKAGKSSIILVPEISLTPQMIERFKGRFGNEVALFHSKLSDGERFDEWYRVKEGKAKVIIGARSAVFLPANNIGFIIVDEEHENTYKSEQNPKYQTKEVAEFISKLKGCKVILGSATPSIENYYRAISGEIELVELKNRVDSKDMPKMEIVDMRRELKSGNISLFSSKLYNEIKEALDRKEQIILFLNRRGFSTFVSCRSCGYVFKCPNCDISMTYHKNGFLVCHYCGKVEKQPKLCPKCQSKYVKFFGAGTQRVEEEVLKYFKNVKVLRMDAETTKNKNSHELIYNSFKNGEADILIGTQMISKGLDFENVTLVGVLAADISINVPDFRAAERTFQIITQVSGRAGRGNKEGKVIIQTYTPEHYSLLYARNYDYEGFYNEEFAIRGLMSYPPFGKILLVNGISKDEGKLKAFMNSISMEFRNIKKEYENIEMLGPVPCIITKIKENYRWQILFKGDISIEFCKKIKDRLYDLNKNVYNEIRVTIDINPNNLA from the coding sequence TTGAAAATATATGCAGATATAATAGTAAATAGCGATGCATTAGATATAGATAGAACATTTACTTATGAGGTACCTGAAAATTTAAAAAAGTTAGTAGAAATTGGTCAGTTAGTTAAAGTTCCATTTGGTATTAAAAATAATATTACTTATGGTTTTATTATAAATATTATAGAGAAAGAACAAATTGCAGGAATTAGAATAAAAAAGATAAAATCAATTTTCTTACAAGATCCTATATTAACAGCTGATGATTTTAAATTAATTAAATTTTTACGGGAAAACTATTTATGCAAGTACATTGATGCTATAAGGATTATGATTCCTCACGGAGTTTTACGAGGAGTTAAACCTAAAAATAAAAAAGTTATAGTTTTTGTAAAAGATATACTTGATTATAAAAAAAATCAAAGATATAAAGATGTATTAGAATTCGTAAAGTCTAATAGCAGAAAGTTTACTAAAGCTGAATTAACAAAAGAATATTCATTATCTTTGTATAAAATAAATAAACTTATTGAAGAAGGATATATAGAAGTAGAAGAAGAAAAAGTAAATAGATATAATAGTAAAGCATATGATAATTTTGATGAAAAACCATTAACAGAAGAACAATTTTTGGCTCTAAAAAAAATAAAATCTACGGATAAAAATATTATTCTTCTAAAAGGTGTTACAGGTTCAGGAAAAACAGAAATTTATATGAGACTTGTTGATGAAGGATTAAAGGCTGGAAAATCTTCTATAATATTAGTGCCAGAAATATCATTAACTCCACAAATGATAGAAAGGTTTAAAGGTAGGTTTGGAAATGAAGTAGCTTTATTCCATAGTAAGCTTTCAGACGGAGAACGCTTTGATGAATGGTATAGAGTAAAAGAAGGTAAAGCTAAAGTAATTATAGGAGCAAGAAGTGCAGTATTTTTACCAGCCAATAATATTGGTTTTATAATTGTAGATGAAGAGCATGAAAATACTTATAAATCAGAACAAAATCCTAAATATCAAACAAAGGAAGTTGCAGAGTTTATAAGTAAGTTAAAAGGATGTAAAGTTATATTAGGTTCAGCAACTCCAAGTATTGAAAATTACTATAGAGCAATTTCAGGGGAAATAGAACTTGTTGAATTAAAGAATAGAGTAGATTCAAAAGATATGCCCAAAATGGAAATTGTTGATATGAGGAGAGAATTAAAGTCTGGTAATATATCATTATTTAGTAGTAAATTATATAATGAGATAAAAGAGGCATTAGATAGAAAAGAGCAAATAATATTATTTTTAAATAGAAGAGGATTTTCTACTTTTGTTTCATGTAGAAGCTGCGGATATGTATTTAAATGTCCAAATTGTGATATTTCTATGACTTATCATAAAAATGGATTTTTAGTTTGTCATTATTGTGGTAAAGTAGAAAAGCAGCCTAAACTTTGTCCAAAATGTCAAAGTAAATATGTGAAATTTTTTGGAGCAGGAACACAGAGGGTAGAAGAAGAGGTTTTAAAATATTTTAAAAATGTCAAAGTTTTAAGAATGGATGCAGAAACCACAAAAAACAAGAACTCTCACGAATTAATATACAATTCTTTTAAAAATGGAGAAGCTGATATTTTAATTGGTACACAAATGATATCGAAAGGTTTAGATTTTGAAAATGTTACACTTGTAGGAGTTTTAGCCGCTGATATTTCAATAAATGTACCTGATTTTAGAGCAGCTGAACGAACTTTTCAAATAATAACTCAAGTTTCAGGAAGAGCTGGAAGAGGAAATAAAGAAGGAAAAGTAATAATACAAACATATACACCAGAACATTATAGTTTATTGTATGCAAGGAATTATGATTATGAAGGATTTTATAATGAAGAGTTTGCAATAAGAGGTTTGATGTCTTATCCGCCTTTTGGTAAAATACTATTAGTCAATGGTATATCGAAAGATGAGGGTAAGCTTAAAGCTTTTATGAATAGCATAAGTATGGAGTTTAGAAATATAAAAAAAGAATATGAAAATATAGAAATGTTAGGGCCTGTACCATGTATAATAACTAAAATAAAAGAAAATTATAGATGGCAAATTTTATTTAAAGGAGATATTTCTATAGAATTTTGTAAAAAAATTAAGGATAGACTTTATGACTTAAATAAGAATGTATATAATGAAATTAGAGTAACTATTGATATCAACCCAAATAATTTAGCATAG
- the coaBC gene encoding bifunctional phosphopantothenoylcysteine decarboxylase/phosphopantothenate--cysteine ligase CoaBC, with product MMKKKCVCIGVSGGIAVYKALDIISALRKKDVEVRVIMTSSAKEFVTPLSFQSLSQNMVITDMFAEPKAWEIQHISLAKKADLFLIVPATANIIGKVANGIADDMLSTTVMATKAKVIFAPAMNTNMYENPIVKGNIKKLKDYGYEFIEPEAGRLACGDTGKGKLADVNTIVEKVLEELEGSNKEKDLLGKKVLITAGPTRSHIDPVRYITNRSTGKMGYEIAKEARDRGAEVTLISGPTSLENPKGINFIKIDTNEEMKDIVLQYFHNSDIVIKSAAVADYKIKEYSNKKIKKGDGDLNLAFTRDNDILQLLGNEKTNQILVGFAAESNDVLENAKRKLFKKNLDFIVANDITSNETGFGSEDNKVIIISKTGKEVHLDKMSKREVASNIFETILGKR from the coding sequence ATTATGAAAAAAAAGTGTGTATGCATAGGAGTAAGTGGAGGAATAGCTGTTTATAAGGCTCTTGATATTATAAGTGCACTTAGAAAAAAAGATGTAGAAGTAAGAGTTATTATGACATCTTCTGCAAAAGAGTTTGTAACTCCATTATCTTTCCAATCTCTTAGTCAAAATATGGTAATTACAGATATGTTTGCAGAGCCAAAGGCTTGGGAAATTCAGCATATATCACTAGCTAAAAAAGCAGATTTGTTTTTAATTGTGCCAGCTACAGCTAATATAATAGGTAAAGTTGCAAATGGTATAGCAGATGATATGCTATCAACTACTGTTATGGCAACTAAGGCTAAAGTAATATTTGCCCCAGCAATGAATACAAATATGTATGAAAATCCTATAGTTAAAGGAAATATAAAGAAACTTAAGGATTATGGATATGAGTTTATTGAACCAGAAGCAGGAAGGTTAGCCTGTGGAGATACAGGAAAGGGTAAGCTTGCAGATGTTAATACAATTGTAGAGAAAGTTTTAGAAGAGCTTGAAGGTAGTAATAAAGAAAAAGATCTTCTAGGAAAAAAAGTATTAATTACAGCAGGGCCAACTAGATCTCATATAGATCCAGTAAGATATATAACTAATAGATCAACTGGTAAAATGGGTTATGAAATCGCTAAAGAAGCAAGAGATAGAGGGGCAGAAGTTACTTTAATTTCAGGACCAACTTCTTTAGAAAATCCAAAAGGTATTAATTTTATAAAAATTGATACAAATGAGGAAATGAAAGATATTGTGTTACAATATTTCCATAATAGTGATATTGTTATAAAATCTGCAGCTGTTGCAGATTATAAGATAAAAGAGTATAGCAATAAAAAGATTAAAAAAGGTGATGGGGATTTAAATTTAGCTTTTACTAGGGATAATGACATTCTTCAGTTACTTGGAAATGAAAAAACAAATCAGATACTAGTAGGTTTTGCAGCTGAAAGTAATGATGTTTTAGAAAATGCTAAAAGAAAACTATTTAAGAAAAATCTAGATTTTATAGTAGCAAATGATATTACAAGTAATGAAACAGGCTTTGGAAGTGAAGACAATAAAGTTATTATCATATCTAAAACAGGAAAAGAAGTGCATTTAGATAAAATGAGTAAAAGAGAAGTGGCATCAAATATTTTTGAAACTATTTTGGGAAAGCGCTAA
- the rpoZ gene encoding DNA-directed RNA polymerase subunit omega, translated as MNNSMINPSIMDLLEKVDDRYSLVIVTSKRARQLIDGKEALIKTKSHKPLTIAINEVNEGAVGYERPKEGNK; from the coding sequence ATGAACAACTCTATGATTAATCCATCAATAATGGACTTATTAGAAAAGGTAGATGATAGATATTCACTAGTAATAGTGACTTCAAAAAGAGCAAGACAATTAATAGATGGTAAAGAAGCACTTATAAAAACAAAATCACATAAACCATTAACTATAGCAATAAATGAAGTTAATGAAGGTGCAGTTGGATACGAAAGACCAAAGGAAGGCAATAAATAA